The Setaria viridis chromosome 9, Setaria_viridis_v4.0, whole genome shotgun sequence sequence ACTTGGAGTGATGGATCAGTTGTAGGGGGAGCTCATGTAATGGATATTTGCATTTATGTTTGCATGGActttggtttgtaataaattcaCTTAGTACTAAAACTTAGGAGTAATTCATGTTGAACTATGTTTATGCGCTTTATTTCCTATTTTGTTTCTTGTTCTAGTGTTTGTGGAAATGTGAGGTTAACCTTTTCATGGATTTCAATTATCATATATACGGATATATTTTCTCTTGTAGCCTTGGTTTCCATTTTGTAGGGGAGTCTTCGCCAAAATCTCTATATCCATGCATACGTGAAATTAATGGAATCAAAATATATGCACATATGTAGAGGGAGTTCTTCTCTACTCATTGAATtttgatatcactcaccacacTTATCTCTATATCTATGCATATGTAAAATTAATGGAATCAAAATATATGCACATATGTAGGGAGAGTTCTTCTCTACTCATTAACTTATTTTGAGAAAGTGAAcgaaatgagaagaaaaactTATTCTAAAAGAGGTCTAAATGTATAAGGGTGGACGGTCCAGCCCTAAGTGGCGGACGGTCAGCTAAACCAAGATAGAAACATGTTTTCAGGCCGAGAAATTTTTTCTCCAAGGTGGATGGTCCGCAGTTGTTTTCTGTGGATGGTCCGCATGAGGCGGACGGTCCGACCTTAGGTGGCGGATGGTCAGCTAAACCTAGACAGAAATATGTTTTCGGGCCAAGAAATTTTTTCTCCaaggcggacggtccgcagttGGTTTCTGTGGACAGTCCGCATGGGGCCACGGTCCGGCCCTATGTGGCGGACGGTCAGCTAAACCTAGACAGAAATATGTTTTTGGGTCGAGAAATTTTCTCTCAAAGGCGGACGGTCCGTCGTTGATTTTTGCGGACCGTCCGCATGGGGCGGACGGTCCAGCCCTATAAGGGCGGATGGTACGCCACCCCTGTACGAGGTTTTTTGATTCAAGCCGGCTCAAACATCAAGCGGTGCCTTGATAGAGGAGCGATTGAAACATTGAATCCATCTCAACGTGGATTAGGAGTGACCGACAAGTCATCGACGCCATGGGATAAATTCCTATCTCGTGTTTGGTTCTAATTTTGCTCAATTTCATTATTGCATTTTACTTTGAGGAAATTACTTTACTAGAGATTTAATAGTATCTTGTCACTCTAGGTTGCAAACCTTCACCTACTTGTAGAGTACCTAGAAATAGTTTTTCCCCTAGTGTTTCTAATCAATTTTTTAAGTGTTGTGATTTTAGTCTAAACCGCCTATTCACCTCCCTCTAGTCGGTACTTCTTTTTGTCATCACCCATATTAAAGTGCATTATATGATAACACAATAAAAAAGTCCAACAGTAGATAACATTGTTCAtgaataaaccatagaactagcAAGTAATGGAGACTACTGTATGCGaggaggccactttcccttcctcagggcATCGGAATTCTTCTCAATCGCTGCTTTCACTCagcgtgcacgctcaagcttcttctccctctcctccctgttcgcagcaacacgcctcctttcctcctcttccttgtgctccttttccgtaGCCTCCTCTCTGCGTCTCTTCTTCATTGTCTCCTTTTTTTCTGCCTCCCACCGCAACATTTCCTACAtctcctccttgtcttcaggcttgatctcagtgtcgatccactactcaaaatcacagagcgaTGAAGGGGTCggcaacaaatgcaattgttagaaaataaaaaaatcatgcaatATGTTGTTGACACAAAATAATTATTAGACAACATCAATTTctcaccatcttgttaatgcgGTGCTAACGAAGTGTAGGCTCAAACGCAAAATTGGAAGACATCCAATAtctctgcctatacgtgtcctCTACATcagacttggctaccttgcaaggatcgccgcaaaagcacatgggcactagaacaccactaggcagaggcaatgagTTGAAGGCATTTCCGATCATCcggccataactacaatttagtcaTTTTCGTTATTTTCGTTGTAAGAATCGAAACCAATTAACATTAAATCTACACTTAGGGTTTCCCATtcgatccacaacaatgaacccATAACATAACAACGTGCGCTGAGGTTACCTGGATTTCCTAACTTTTGCACACCTTAACATTCTACAGTtgcatttgcatgaaaccctaagttaaAAAATCCGACTAATATATACCGAATCGacgtgaaaaaaaaactatggaGTGACGATACCTTGCTCGCAAAGATCCATGGATCAAATCAAAGTTTCCAAGGTCCCATAGACCGATTCGTGATGTAGGGCGAAGTGGGGAGAGAAAAAACCAgagaaggaggagaaagaagatgaggaaggcTCGGGCAGGAAGGAGGCGGGTGTTTGGAATTTGAAGCTTGGCGTCATGTTAGCGTCCACGTCACCAGCTGCGTAACGACCTAGGCGCTGGAACCGCTAGTGCCGAGACGTGTACGCTTAGCGCAGGCGGCTCGGTGGAGCGGACGGCGTTGAAGGAGAATTGACGATCGGAGGGTGGGAAAGCGTCCGGAGCGAGGGCCATCGGGCGAGGGTCATTTGACGGACCGTACAAACgtgccattttattttttgtagCCGTAGAGATGGATTCGGAAAAAAAGCAGTTAAGGCGTGCCACACGAGACGTTACTCTATGTACAGCAAGGCGCTTCTGCGCTTCCGCTCCGCATCGCCATTTCCCCGCCCCCCACACCCATCTCtcgtctccctcgccgccgcctcttcgtCGGCATACGGCGATCGCCGTGAACTACCCTCGCTCCCTCCCACGTCCGCCGTCACTATCATCACTCCTCGCCTCCTCTctcgccctccgccgctgcctAGGGTTTCGTGTGTTCGCTGGCTGGTTTGGATTCAGGGGGTAGGGTTTGGCTCCCCTGAGAAAGGATATGGTGCCGAACGGGCTGCTGCCCAATGTGGCGGTGGGGGTGACGCGGCGCCTGGACGCCGAGCGTTGGGCCGTCGCGGAGGAGCGCACTGCCGAGCTGATCGCGCGCATCCAGCCCACTCCTTGGTCTGAGGatcgccgccgggccgccgccgaTTATGTCCAGCGGCTCATTATGGGGTGCCTTTCCTGTCAGGTACACCCCTAATCCAGCCTGTGTAGTACCATTTCAGTGGATACGAACTTCTTGGTAGTAACTAGTACGAGTAATTTGCACTGAGGGCTGCTTCCGTGGGTATCTAAGCATGGAATAGAGAAACGATATCTGTTTCGTTTTGTTCCAATGAAATAAAACGGGGCGACCTATTCTCTAAAAATAAGAGAAACAATTTCTGCAAGTGTAACTGTTTTTGTTTGGTACATGAAGGGTCAGGGCTAGAATAGAGTTAGGAAATTGTGAGCAAATCTATTGTTGGGGAAGGTTGGACATCTACTTTCCAGGGGTTAGGAAAGGGAAAATCGTAGGCGGAGTTACCAAATTGCAATTGTTATGACTAAGGAGGTTTTTTAGTGACAGAAAAAGATAGTATGCTTAGTATATTCAATGGGATTGGGGAGTTAATACCAGTGACTGTTTAGTTTTCTGTGTCCAACTGTTCACAAATTTACAATGCATGGACGGTTCCTAGCTAAGTGCAATCACGCCATAAGAGAAACACAATAGTATTTGTTACTGGCTGGACAGTCGAGCTGCTGTATGTAACTGCCTGAAACAATGCTTTAAAGGAGAAGTGTGGCATATATcttggaagaaaaggatggataTGCCTAAGGGGAGAAATTTTATGTGTGACAGAACAAAATTGAGACCTAAATTACCTTACCATTTCTGTATTATGTGCTGTTATTTGCAAGAACCACTATAATTTGCTgctttataaaaaaagaaacattttaAGGTTGCCTACTGAAACCTACTAGAccaaacaaattatatttttgtcTCTTTCGAAGCGGATGACTTTTGTTCAGGTTCTGTGTTCATAGTGACTTGGTCTGTTCAATTTTTGTAATACATGATGTTGTTTTTGCTAAATTTGATGTTCCTAATATGAATTTGATGATCTGTTTTGCTTTCTCTCCCACACTGTCTTTTCCAGGTTTTTACTTTTGGGTCATTCCCGCTCAAGACTTATTTACCCGATGGTGATATTGATGTCACAGCTTTCAGTAACAGTGAAGAATTAAAGGATACATGGGCAGTTATGGTTCAGGATGCATTGGAACATGAGGAGAAAAGTGAGAAGGCTGAATTTCGAGTGAGAGAAGTACAGTATATTCAGGCAGAGGTATGCTTAGCACTTCTTTGTGTTTGGTCCACCACACTGCACACTACAGTTCTTTTGTTGTATTTACTGCTGCTCTTTATATTTTCCTTGTTAGGATAGCCTAGCACTAACAAAGGTGTATACTTAATGTTAGTTTAGTTCTGAATATAGAAGTCGTTTTAAGGGCGTCGCCTAGGTGGCCAGGCGAGAAATCCTAGATGTCGCTGCTGCCTAACTAAAAAGCAGCaagagagggggagggaaggggaagagTGGAAGTGTAACACCCTGCTCCAAAATCTACTTACGGCCCAGGTCCTCACGCGGAACGAGCCTGCATACGCATACCACCTctcttacactttcgtcctcgctttgtgtaaaagggttaacttGAAGGTGCTATGTTTAGAACGACAAGCATTATAAGCTTGCCCTCACCCCCTAAACTTCGAAGGTGGTACTAAATCCACTAACTACAACCACAATTGGGCCACATGGACCAACAACTTCAACTACTATGGTATACTGGGCTGGGGTATTCACCACCCCACCTTAAGGGCTGACGCCCTCGGCAGCTCACCACATACGCAATAGACTCTTAGAACCACACCTCGGTACATGGCCGTTACGCGGGCCTAGCCACTCGCACATGCACACATCCAGCAAGGGTTCATGCTCTGATACTATTTGTAACACCCCGCTCCAAAATCTGCTTCCTCACGTGGAACGAGCCCGCATACGCATAGCACCTctcttacactttcgtccttgcttcgtgtaaaagggttaactcGGAGGTGCTATATTTGGAATGACAAGCACCCCCCTAAACTTctaaggtggtactaaacccACCAACTACAACCACAATTGGGCCACATGGGCCAACATCTTCAACTACTATGGTATATTGGGCTGGGGTATTACAGTAAGGGAAACTGACTAACAAGGCCTAGCAGCTGCCACCGCTGCCATTCCCGCTAGCTCCCCCTGGCAGCAGCCGATCTGAAAGGGAGTGCAGCAGCCGATCTGGCAGGGGAGTGGCAGCAGGGATCCATCTGAGGGGCAGGGAAGTGGGGGATAGGCTGATGACTGGCTGAGAGAGACGATGAAGATGGGGAAGGCAGCGGACGGTGCTGCTATGGGAGAGATGAGGAGCAACAGAAGTGCTGCTTTttgagaagggagagagaggcatTGAGAGCATCTGACCGCCTGGGCCTAGGCTGCCTAATGTACTATGGGAAGCAAAAGATAAGGGATGCATGGTGGGCTGGGCAAGTCAtctcccttctcttttctcttctttccttttcttttttccctttttcttccaACCTCCCCTGCTGTTATTGCTGTGTCTAGATTGACATATGGCGTCGCCTTGCTTGCCTTACAAGCGCCTAGGCATCGCCTAGGTGACTGGAAGGGAGTGGCTCGCCATGCCTTGCCTTACCGCCTTATGAACCATGAATTCAGATATGTAACAAAATTATTTCTATATTGCTCTACTTTGTCTCTGATGTTATACTTCTGATTCATGATTTGCCCTCATCCAGCTTACCTAACATGGACTTCCCGCTTCTAATATTTATTTTGGGCATCCCTATTATGAGCATTTTTGGAAAAGTTTCACTGCAAATATGCTGGCATATTTGATGTCTTTCTGATTTGGTACGGGTAAGCAGCATTGCAAAGATCACCATTTGGAAAGTACTACCCAATGTAACTTTAATGTTCCCTTTGCATGCCAGCCTCACATTTGATCGTACTGTTTCATGCCAGTCGCACATTGGGTGTCATCATTTTGATATTTCTGAGCTAATTAATTCTTTGTTATGTGGTAGTATATGGACTATGGCCAACTGTAATGACCTTCTGAGAGCAAAATAATTCACTCACTTTGTTTATAATTAATcacgatctataatttagatAATGTATTCCACACTCTGCATGGATAtgtaattttcttttgtttgctaATTCTAATGATGCGCAGGTAAAGATAATTAAGTGTCTTGTGGAAAACATTGTTGTTGACATCTCTTTCAACCAAGTTGGTGGTTTGTGTACACTTTGTTTCCTTGAAGAGGTGCGCTTTCTGAATAGTATTTAGATAATTGTACCTAGCCAAGCAATGCTAGCTGCTGGAAACATTCTTATGGACACTACTGCACTTAATCGCAACATGTTTATTTACTTGTAGGATCAGTTCCTGCTAAATTTGGTCCCTATTCTTGATCTTTAGTTATATTCTGTTTACCAGATGGACCACCTGATCAGTCAAAACCATCTGTTCAAGCGAAGTATCATACTGATAAAGGCCTGGTGTTACTATGAAAGTCGTATACTTGGAGCTCATCATGGTCTTATATCGACATATGCCCTAGAGACTCTGGTTCTTTACATTTTTCATGTCTTCAACAATTCTTTTGCTGGACCACTTGAGGTAACTTCCTCTCCACCCTCCTCCCTTGTAATGGAAAACTGTTATTAATTTGATTTCCTTCCTTGCCAGGTATTGTATCGGTTCCTAGAATTCTTTAGTAACTTTGATTGGGAGAAATTTTGTGTAAGCTTGTGGGGTCCAGTTCCTATAAGCTCTCTTCTGGACATGTCTGGTAATTTTATATCTCATAATCACGCTACCAGATCAATAGATCATATGGATGTGGTCTTCAGATTATTAATGCTGTTTAATATGTGATGCAGCGGATCCTCCACGAAAGGATGGTGGCGCTTTATTGCTCAGCAAGTCCTTCCTAGATATTTGCAGTTCTATATATGCAGTTACGCCCAGTCCCCATAACAACCAGGTTCAGCCATTTGTTTCGAAGTACTTCAATGTAATTGACCCTTTACGAGCAAACAATAACCTTGGAAGAAGTATAAGCAAAGGTGTGTCATTTTGCACCGGTTACAACAGTGCTACACTCCTACAAGATCTTATGGTTCATGATTAATATTGTTACCCATCCTATCATGTGTGGAATTGATTGGAATGCTCACTTTGATGTGTTGCAGTGCATCACCCGCTCAGTATTACTATTTTCTAAGATTATTACaacatatttttattttttttggcaatgTTTGGTAAACACAATCTGTTTCATATGGTACAAACATATTAGCTAGAACAAATGCTAGAAAATATTACTGGTCAGTGCATATTAAATCTAGCTTAAGGTATTGGCAAGTAGTTTGTTAGATTGCTAATATTATGATATTACTTGCTTGGGACACAAAGGCCCTGCTATTATTGTTGTAACATTTTTATGTTGCTGATCCTGGATGCTTAAAGATTATATATCGTGGCATTCCTAGACTATTACAAATTTGGTAAATGCAAAATGCTTAAAATTCTAAGTTGTCATTGAGTCAGTGaggtatacatttttttttcaatgaaCAGTGAGGTATACGTTCAAACATATGCTGTTAGTGCTACGATAGGCACACCTCCTTTATGTTAACAATTGTATATGGTCATTTTGGTGATGTCAACTTGTAAGagtaataaatatatattttctgAACTAACTTTTGTAATTCTTAGGTAACTTCTTTAGAATACGCAGCGCGTTTGCTTTTGGAGCAAAAAGATTGGCAAGGATACTTGAATGTCCGAAGCAAGACATAGCCATTGaagtgaaacaattctttacaaATACATGGAGAAGGCATGGTAATGGTAATCGTCCTGATGCACCTGCCCAGAGTCTGATTCATCAAACTGTGAAGGTTGTGCCTGTTGAAGTGCCAAGCAGTCACAAAAATGCAACGGCACACAAGAAAAAGTTTAAAGGCCCTACAACACACATTGATGATGATGGTCTCACTGAATACACTCAAAACTATCATAACCCTGCCACTCAACTTGTAACGAAAGCAAATGTACAGTATCGGGGTTCACCAAGAACAGCTCTTTCTGTTGTTTATCCTTCTCAGAGCCAGAAAATTCGTGCAGTGCAAACAAATGCTGAGGTTGCTGGACAGTTGGAGAAAACCAGCATTCCTAGTGGATCATTGCTGGGCGAAAAGGTTCAAAGAATATCAAAGAGTCACTCCACTGTGAATGAACAGAATGGACAAAGCAGGTTTCAGTTTGCTAGAACAAATTCTAGTCCTGACTTAACAGAATCTTCAGTTCATGGTTTTCCTTCTAGCAGACGTACTATAGTATCTGAAGTAGAAAAATCATCAAAGGCTGAGTACAGTAGCACAGGAAATAACATGATTCTAGGGGTTTCTAGCAACCATGGCAGAAAGTCTTCACAGGAAAAGCCAGTGTCTTCCATGAATGCTTCATCTAGCATATTAGTATCAGGTCCAAGTAGTGTTTCCAGCAGCAATCATGAAGATACTTGTTTTGCAACAAATGAAGAGCTTGCTTCGGTCTCTGAAGCTTCAGATGTTCTACACAAGGGAAGTCCTAGGGAACATAATCTGATGGATGGGTTGAATGGACAGGTTCCTTTGCAAGTGCGAATACCATGTCATCCTTCTCTAGCGCCTCTCCCCCTTGTGGCCTCATCAGGTTATCCTCTGAGAAATCTAGCTGGGATTTTGCCACCAAATTTTTCGTTTATCGGAACTCCATGGTTACACAACATGCAGTTTGTTCATGGATTTGTTCCACCACCTATGACCCAGTATGTTGGTAGAACTGCTTTTGTATCAAACTCTGAAAATTGCATTGAGAGTGCGACATCTGCTACTACTGGCACAAATTATGATGATGGAGGTAATTGGCATGAACATGATGCTGGATTGTCTGGAAACTATAATCGGGAGAGCATAAACCCTGAAATTTTTAATTTTAAGGATCTTGCCTCTTCTCTACATGACATACCTGGTGCCCGTTTGCAAGGACAGAAAAAATCTGGTATTGAGGATAGAGGTGAAACACTAAGAGAAAATTCTGCTGATATTTTTCACAAAGTATATGGGGGGACCAGCTTTGGTGTAATAAGATTAGTTTCTTCACAAGGAAGCTCTGGACATACCATTTCAGACAGCTCATGTGATGAATCAACTGGGGTGATCCTAACATCATCAAGAGGTAAATGGGGTAAAACACCTTTAGCTATGAcaccttcctctccctcacAGTTGCGGAGTACAACAAAGACCAGTTGGCAGTTCGAAAATATGACTGAGCGCATCACATCAGGACTTGATGGCAATAGAAATAGCTATGCATCACAAGCTGTTAACAGTGACTTTTCTGATGAAACTGCAGGGCCTAGCCCTTCAGCACAATCAACTTCTAGTCAAGTATCGGATGATCATAATCCACTAAAAGTCAACCCGCGCAATCCTGTGTTCAGGCCATTTGTTATGTCCCCTCCTCAGCAGAGACAAGTTGATAATTCTGGGTTGACATTTGTTCCAACAGGTCCACCAGTTCCTTTTGTCGTATATCCCTATATTCCTGGCACTACTGATAGTTCTGCGGCTCAGTTTGAGAGAAGTGAAGGAAAGGATCAGTTTCCTGTTGACATGgcattccaaaattttggtTCACATGATGATGCTGATCTACCTGATGCAAATATTACAACTCCACCAGGCAGTGTTGTAGCAGATCATGATCACATGTCTGACATTTTGAACAGCGATTTTTTGAGCCATTGGCAAAATTTGCAATATGGGAGGTTCTGCCAAAATGcacaccctcctgctcctgtATTATACCCTGTTGCTATGCCACCTATGTACTTGCCAGGCCATTTTCCACTGAATGGCCCTGCAACACAGCCTGCACATAGGTTTAATTGGGCACAAGTAAGGAGCCATGGTCAAGGGGTAGTTCCTGTGACGCCTCTGCAACCTACTTCTGAAAGAGCATCTGGTGTTTTCCAGCGCTATGGAGAAGATGCGCCAAGATATCATGGTGGCACTGGGACATACTTGCCAACTCCTGTAAGTGTTGTAGTTAACCATTTTATCCTTCTTTGTTGTAGGCCAGCAGCAACAAATCTGCAATTAATATTTATAATAAGATTTTCATCAATTTATATTCTGCTATGAGCTTCTTGGAAAACCCGTACCATTGTACTATTATGCCAACAGTTTCGTCAATGTTAGTACTAAAATCATAAAATGTTCCATTTTTTCCAGATTAGTATTAATATTCTTGTGTAATCTTATTCTGTAGTATATTTTTTGATACTGTCTTGTAGAAGATTTGTTCTTTTAATCCCTTATTTTTCCTGCCATCATCTTGCTGATGCCAATAATTTCGCTTATCTCTGGATGATTACCAAAATTTGAAATGGCAAAATTTCTTTTGCAAGACTTATCCACATGGTTGCTTAAGTTTTCATTGATTTAATAGCAAAAATTAACACTAAATTTCCCTTTGCCAAATTTCAACATCTCTTCTTGCTGTTCAAATAACTTGCTAATCTCTGGCTAGTTCCTGTGTATTACCCAATAGTTTGTTGGTCCTGCCCTACACTTGATAATCACCTGAATTCGGTGAGCAACTAGCCAAACAAACCCCTAAGCTCGACATGCTAAATGTGGTAGTACCAAATTTCATTTGAAGTGTTATAATTATTGCTTCGTTAATCTACGTATGATTCATCTGTATTTCCAAGGTGTCATGATTCATTGAAACTGTAGTGATGAGCTTCTGTTTACACAAAACCTTGTTTTTTACAATTAATATGATAGGAGCACGGCCCATTAGTTAAGTTGGAATAAGGTTTGAACCTTGGGTGATTCCAAATCCTCGCGGTTTCCCAGCTTTCCACGAGGTTTAAAACACACTACAGCATTATTTACATGAAACAAATTTTCGACTTACAGAGTTACAGTTATTTGCTTGGCTGAACACCACACTATTTCTATGCTGTGCTAAATAACCGTGTCATACCCTTGTGCCCATGGCTTTAGAAAGGTCATCTTACACATGGTGATGTTCGCTTTCACCATGAATACCACCTGCAACTCATTTAGCTCATGGCCCTTGAAAATTCTCcagtttctttctttccaaGCACTGACAAAAACCTCATTGTAGTATTCCAAAGAGTTCAATACTGACAACAATGGGTTTGGGTCCTTTGTGTTAAGCAATATGTCACTGGATCTAGTGTTACCTCTTCTGATCTGTGTTAACCACAAAGTCACATTACCCACCCCCAACCTGGAACCTGGTATTCTGATGTAGCAAATAAGTTGACAGCAACATATTAACGTTTACTGCTGATTATGGATAGGAAATCTGGTGTGGTGCTTAATGTTTCCTTTGTGGGAGATACATGTCTTAGTTAATTATTCTAGTATGCTCGCAATTTAATGCCTCTAAATTAATTAAGAGTTTATTTAGGTCTTTTTGGTTGCCTTAGCTTACGTATAATTAGAGAAAGTAATGTCCGCATATATTTCAGGAACCATGTTAGTGTTTAAACAAAAGGTAAAAGAGAATAGATGGCGTACAAAGCTGGATGGCATGGTCCTATGATAAGTGATGCTGAAAACCTACTTCACAGTCCTCAGTGTGTTATAAACACAGCAATTAGTTTTAAACTTCTTAATCGGCTTAGGTCATCGATTATGTTGTTGATACTAGCAGGTTTCTTTACTACCTATTGTCTCATCTGCACAGATTTTCTTACTCTGTATGTTGCTGGGCTTTGGAAATTTTGTAGTCAAACTAATGTGTTGTTCTATTGTTCTTTCTTTCAGAAGGTTCCATTCAAAGATAGACAGTCAAGTTCAAGAAACTACAGAGGGAGTTATAATAGTGAGCAAGTGGACCATAATGATAAAGAGGGAAACTGGGCAAATTCAAAACAAAGAAATATGGGATGTAGCTATGGGCGTGGCCAATCAGAAAAATCTGGTGGTAGGCATGACAGACAGATATCtgatgaaaaccaatctgaaaggCACTGGCAACCTTATAGAAGTGATTCATACAGGAGGGAAGCCGGTGGTTCATCTAGTGTACAGAGCCAGTCATTTGAAAATACAACCTCTACCCACGATCCTGTAAACAAGGCATACGG is a genomic window containing:
- the LOC117837509 gene encoding uncharacterized protein isoform X2, encoding MVPNGLLPNVAVGVTRRLDAERWAVAEERTAELIARIQPTPWSEDRRRAAADYVQRLIMGCLSCQVFTFGSFPLKTYLPDGDIDVTAFSNSEELKDTWAVMVQDALEHEEKSEKAEFRVREVQYIQAEMDHLISQNHLFKRSIILIKAWCYYESRILGAHHGLISTYALETLVLYIFHVFNNSFAGPLEVLYRFLEFFSNFDWEKFCVSLWGPVPISSLLDMSADPPRKDGGALLLSKSFLDICSSIYAVTPSPHNNQVQPFVSKYFNVIDPLRANNNLGRSISKGNFFRIRSAFAFGAKRLARILECPKQDIAIEVKQFFTNTWRRHGNGNRPDAPAQSLIHQTVKVVPVEVPSSHKNATAHKKKFKGPTTHIDDDGLTEYTQNYHNPATQLVTKANVQYRGSPRTALSVVYPSQSQKIRAVQTNAEVAGQLEKTSIPSGSLLGEKVQRISKSHSTVNEQNGQSRFQFARTNSSPDLTESSVHGFPSSRRTIVSEVEKSSKAEYSSTGNNMILGVSSNHGRKSSQEKPVSSMNASSSILVSGPSSVSSSNHEDTCFATNEELASVSEASDVLHKGSPREHNLMDGLNGQVPLQVRIPCHPSLAPLPLVASSGYPLRNLAGILPPNFSFIGTPWLHNMQFVHGFVPPPMTQYVGRTAFVSNSENCIESATSATTGTNYDDGGNWHEHDAGLSGNYNRESINPEIFNFKDLASSLHDIPGARLQGQKKSGIEDRGETLRENSADIFHKVYGGTSFGVIRLVSSQGSSGHTISDSSCDESTGVILTSSRGKWGKTPLAMTPSSPSQLRSTTKTSWQFENMTERITSGLDGNRNSYASQAVNSDFSDETAGPSPSAQSTSSQVSDDHNPLKVNPRNPVFRPFVMSPPQQRQVDNSGLTFVPTGPPVPFVVYPYIPGTTDSSAAQFERSEGKDQFPVDMAFQNFGSHDDADLPDANITTPPGSVVADHDHMSDILNSDFLSHWQNLQYGRFCQNAHPPAPVLYPVAMPPMYLPGHFPLNGPATQPAHRFNWAQVRSHGQGVVPVTPLQPTSERASGVFQRYGEDAPRYHGGTGTYLPTPKVPFKDRQSSSRNYRGSYNSEQVDHNDKEGNWANSKQRNMGCSYGRGQSEKSGGRHDRQISDENQSERHWQPYRSDSYRREAGGSSSVQSQSFENTTSTHDPVNKAYGVPSQSSTVASGTRASTEPVMVYSYDQSVDYGAPSKPIEFGSFGAIPLDSSEIQQAHEVHTNGFYKQRHALYKGTSSRSSPDQPSMPHLRRS
- the LOC117837509 gene encoding uncharacterized protein isoform X1, with amino-acid sequence MVPNGLLPNVAVGVTRRLDAERWAVAEERTAELIARIQPTPWSEDRRRAAADYVQRLIMGCLSCQVFTFGSFPLKTYLPDGDIDVTAFSNSEELKDTWAVMVQDALEHEEKSEKAEFRVREVQYIQAEVKIIKCLVENIVVDISFNQVGGLCTLCFLEEMDHLISQNHLFKRSIILIKAWCYYESRILGAHHGLISTYALETLVLYIFHVFNNSFAGPLEVLYRFLEFFSNFDWEKFCVSLWGPVPISSLLDMSADPPRKDGGALLLSKSFLDICSSIYAVTPSPHNNQVQPFVSKYFNVIDPLRANNNLGRSISKGNFFRIRSAFAFGAKRLARILECPKQDIAIEVKQFFTNTWRRHGNGNRPDAPAQSLIHQTVKVVPVEVPSSHKNATAHKKKFKGPTTHIDDDGLTEYTQNYHNPATQLVTKANVQYRGSPRTALSVVYPSQSQKIRAVQTNAEVAGQLEKTSIPSGSLLGEKVQRISKSHSTVNEQNGQSRFQFARTNSSPDLTESSVHGFPSSRRTIVSEVEKSSKAEYSSTGNNMILGVSSNHGRKSSQEKPVSSMNASSSILVSGPSSVSSSNHEDTCFATNEELASVSEASDVLHKGSPREHNLMDGLNGQVPLQVRIPCHPSLAPLPLVASSGYPLRNLAGILPPNFSFIGTPWLHNMQFVHGFVPPPMTQYVGRTAFVSNSENCIESATSATTGTNYDDGGNWHEHDAGLSGNYNRESINPEIFNFKDLASSLHDIPGARLQGQKKSGIEDRGETLRENSADIFHKVYGGTSFGVIRLVSSQGSSGHTISDSSCDESTGVILTSSRGKWGKTPLAMTPSSPSQLRSTTKTSWQFENMTERITSGLDGNRNSYASQAVNSDFSDETAGPSPSAQSTSSQVSDDHNPLKVNPRNPVFRPFVMSPPQQRQVDNSGLTFVPTGPPVPFVVYPYIPGTTDSSAAQFERSEGKDQFPVDMAFQNFGSHDDADLPDANITTPPGSVVADHDHMSDILNSDFLSHWQNLQYGRFCQNAHPPAPVLYPVAMPPMYLPGHFPLNGPATQPAHRFNWAQVRSHGQGVVPVTPLQPTSERASGVFQRYGEDAPRYHGGTGTYLPTPKVPFKDRQSSSRNYRGSYNSEQVDHNDKEGNWANSKQRNMGCSYGRGQSEKSGGRHDRQISDENQSERHWQPYRSDSYRREAGGSSSVQSQSFENTTSTHDPVNKAYGVPSQSSTVASGTRASTEPVMVYSYDQSVDYGAPSKPIEFGSFGAIPLDSSEIQQAHEVHTNGFYKQRHALYKGTSSRSSPDQPSMPHLRRS